The Stigmatella ashevillena genomic sequence GGGGTGGGAAGGTCTCCCTCCACGATTTGCAGCATCATCGCGGCGTCGCCCGGGGCGTTGAACAGCCGCTGGCCGCACAGCATCTCGTGAAGCAGGACACCCGAGCAGAACAGATCACTTCGGCCGTCGAGTTCCTGGCCCCGAACCTGCTCCGGGGACATGTAGCCGCCCGTCCCCTTCACCATGCCCACGGCGGTGCGGCCCAGCCGTCCCTTGGCCTTGGCGATGCCGAAGTCGATGACCTTGACCCCTCCGTCATAGGTCACCATGACGTTGCGGGGAGACATGTCCCGGTGAACAACCGAGACGGAGCGGCCTGTGGGGTCGACGAAGTGGTGCGCGTAGTGCAGGGCCAGGCAGACATCGCGGATGACCCGGGCCGCGAAGCCTGAAGGCAACGGCTCGCCCCGCTTTTCCGCAGCCTTCACCAGCTGGTCGAGGTTCTGGCCGGCGAGAAAATCCATGGCGAGGTAGAGCTCGCTGTCCTCCTCCCCCAGGTCGAACACCTGGCCAATGTTCGCGTGCGTCAAGGCCGCGGTGATGCGGGCCTCGTCCAGGAACATCTTGACGAACTCTTCGGTCTTGACGTCCGGGAGGATCTGCTTGAGCGCCACGAACTTGCGGAAACCACCCGGTCCCGACGTGAAGGCCAGGAATAGCTCCGCCATGCCCCCCACGGACAACCGCGTGAGGATCTCGTACTTGCCGATGCGCCGTCCACGATCGGGATCGGACCCGGGGGATCCTGCCTGAATGGCCATACGAAGCCCCCATGCTAGCCACGGACGCTTACCGCGTCGACGGTGGTGAGGGATCTCCCCTCATTTGGGCAACCCCGCCCACCCGGTACTCCCGGTCAAGTCCGAGCCAGGGACGGGCGAGAGGCCCTTCCGGGCAGAAACAGCCGGGCCGCGTTCTCCCTCAGGATGAGCTTCAACGAGGGGCCTGCCAGCACCTCGCGCGCCATCCCGAGGAAGAGCTCCAGATGCTCCACCTGACGGGCATCTTCCCGGAAGACGGGCCAGTCCGTTCCGAACAGCAGTTTGTGGGCGGGAGCGAACCGAAGCAGGTGGGTCAACCCCTGCCCTCCTGGATTCCGGGAGGCTTCCTGAAACCCACTCACGTCAGCGTAGACGTTGGGCCGGAAGGCACAGAGCATGGCGCACTCGTCGACATAAGCGGTCGCGGCGTGGGCCAGGATGAAGTTGACGGCCGGAAACAGGCGCGCAGGCTCATCCACGAACCCAGGGCGCGCGTACTCGAAGCTCAGGTTGGAGGCGGTCGGCCCCATGTGCAGAAGAACCGGGACGTTCCATTCCGCGCAAAGCTCATAGAAGGGATAGAGGCAGCGGTCGTCGGCCCGGTAACCGCAAGGGGGATAGAGCTTGAGGCCACGGAAGCCGTACTCCTTCAGCCCTCGCTCAAACAGGGCCAGTGCGTCCCGGCCCCACCGGGGATCGACTCCCGCCATGACGTGAAACCGCCCCGCGTGACGCTCCAGGATGCGCCGATGCAGCTCAAACATCTCCGCGATGGTCAGCTCGCAATCCCGCAGACAATACGTGAAGTCCGGGAGCAGGAGGACCGTCCACTCGATTCCCGATTCATCCATCTGGCGCACGAGTTCATCACAGTCATGATCCTCCAGGCGCTCCATGGCTCTGTCCACGAGACGCTCGCGATGGGCAGGCAGGCCCAGTGCTTCGTGCATCGCGATGATGTTGCGAATGCCGCCGTCCACGAATGAGCGCGGGATGAACCGGTGTGAGGCCGCATGAGCATGTGCATCGACCACCCCTCCCTGCCCTCGGCTCGCCTCATCCATGGCCATGCTCGTTTACCCATGCCGCCCGAGCCACCCGGCCGAGGTCCAAGAGTTCACGAAGGGTCCGGACCGAACTGAGCTGCTTCTCCAGGATTTCCACGGGCCCTGGGTAGCGATCGAGAAAGCGCCCTATGATCAGCACCATGCACAATGAATCGATTCCTACCTGGCGGAGTGTCGCCTCGGGATGGATGTAACGGCCCCTGCCCGGAGGCACGGTTTCTCGGATGATGGCCAGCAGCTCTTCATCATCATCGGCGGAAAATGACATTCTTCATTCCTCTTGCTTCCGGGCAACGGTTGACCCTTGTGGGCCGAGCAGCCTGCGAAGAGCCAGCCGGTTGAGTTTGAGATTCTGGGTCAAGAGTTCATTCTGCGGAGTGAACGGCTCTTGGCTGAACACGACGTGCGCAAGCCCTTGCCCCGTATGCTCCAAAACGATCCGCTCCAGTTCACGGCGTGCGGCCTTTTTGAAGCGTGAGCCCAGGTCCCCTGCATGAACGACACAGGCGAGCCCAGAGTGACCATCGGGGAGGAGGGCTGCCTGATGAATCAAAGGAATGCAAACGAGTTCTCGCTCAATCGACTCTGGGTGGATCTTCCGGCCATCTCCGAGCACGATCACATTCTTCTTGCGGCCCATCAGGTGGAGAAAACCTTCATCATCGAACCAACCGAGATCGCCTGTCGCGACCTTGCCTTGCCCCAAGTAGGTCTCCGCACAGATCTTGGGATCGATGCCAACGTATCTCTCGGTGAGTGGAACCTGTCGCTGAACGATGATTTCGCCGTCCGGCAACAACTCGATCCGGACCCCGGCCGAAGGGCGCCCAACGCTCCCGGGACGGGCTGCTCGAGGGGTGTTGCAGGCAATGAGCCCGCATTCAGTCATGCCATACGCCTCAAACAGAGGCAGTTCGAGGGCTGCATACACATCCAAGGTCGTACGTCCCACAGGGGCCATGCCTGTGATCATCAACCGGATCCGCCCTCCCAACTCCGAGAGAACCCGCTTCCGGGCGGGCGCAAGTGCCCAACGGCCCAATAGGAACAGTCCACTCTTTCTGATTCGAGCCCTGGCGACCGTGCGAATCATCCACCGGAGCAGAAGGGAACGCGTCGCCCGGCGGGCGATCATCTCGAAGAACAACGGCGGCGCGAGCAGAAGCGTGGGCGAAGTCTCCTTCAGTGCTGGCAAGAGGTGCACCGGCTCGATGACAACAAGCGAGATGCCGTACCAGAGCGCCGCGTACACCAGAAAGCGTTGCTGAAGGTTGGCAACCGGCAGAAACACCAAAAGGGTATCTGAAGCGTCGAACTCGTATGTGTCCTTCAGCTCTTCGATGGAGTGCTCGATCCCGGAGCGTGGCACAGCGATACACCGGGGCGTCCCCGTGCTGCCCGACGAAAAGACCCGAAAAGGGATCGCCCACTCCGAGTCAGCCTGCCGCTGGCAGCCAGCCCTCAAGGGGATCGGGCCGCGCGCATTCTCAGCCACAACCCACCCCAGATGAGCGAACCTGGAGACAGGCGTCCCATTTCCCACGAGCAACAGCGCGGCGAGTCCTTGGTCCGCGGCGAGGGCCTCAAGATCCCCATTGAGTTGGGCACTTGTCAGGGCGACGCTCTCACAGCGGAGCGACACCAGCGCAAGGTCAAGCACGATCCACTCGTAGCCATTGCACGCAAGGACCCCCACGCGCATGAGCGCACCAAGGCCACGGTGACTTAACTCTGCCACCTTTTGACGCACATCTTGCTGCAGTTGCTCAAAAGAACGGCTCATCCATCCCTGTGGCGCGCGCGTCACAATCCGGGCACCCGGGTTGTCGCCCAAGCGATCCGTCAGCTTCGTGAGTTCAGCCACCGTGCTGCTCCCCGCTATCAAGTTTCGAAGCCTTTCGCTTCAACAGGCGAATACGTCATCACCTGACAGCATTCAATACATGCTCACTCGATACACAAAAACCCGAGCATGGCCCACGGCTTGACAATTAAAAAATCATCTCGTTACAAGAACGGCGAGGTGACACATGCCGAGAACGATTTTGGTCACAGGCATCGACAAGCCACTGGGCAATCTCCTGGCGGCGTATATTCTCGCGACCAGCCAGGACACCCTCCTCCTTTGCAGGGCTGACGAGTCTCCCCATGCGTCGATGATGTGGCTTGAGCAACGACTACGGTCGGCTTGGGCTGAATCCGCCTTCGGTTCTGGAGTCCTTCTTTCTGGGCCCCTCGCCTCTCGCTTGCGTTTTTTCGAGAGTTCCCCCCAGCAAAACGGGCGAATCGATGAGGTGTGGAGCCTGGGACCCACCCAAGCGCTGACCCTGAACCCACGCCATGACTCCCCACAAGGGGTCCTGACGCGGTTGCTCGCCTCGCTTCGAGGCTATCAGATTGGCGTCTTCAACCATGTCAGTACCGTCCATGTGGCTGGCAGCAAGCAAGGCCTGATTCGAGAAGAACCTTTCGACGTGCAATACCCCGTGAACAGCGCAGCAGAAGAAAGCGAGCGTGCCGCGGAGCGGGAGGTCGTGACATGGGCACAGGAGTCAAACATCGCCTGGCGCATCTTCCGCCCAGCCCTGCTCCTCGGCGTACCCACCGCGCACGCCCCTCTTGCTCCCGGTGCACTTCAGGGCTTGCTCGCAGCCCTCTTGCGCTTCCAAGAACTCATCCACTCCAAATCGCCCGGCTACTTTGAGAAACATTCCCTCCGCCTGGCGATCAATCCAAGGGCAGATCCGGACATCCTCCCTGTGGAGCAAGCCCTGGAGTGGATGTTCCAAGTCTCGCATACCTCTTCAAGACGGAATGACTACTTTCACATCGCGGGCCTTGAGTCTTCTTCACTGAGAGCGCTGAGCCAGCACCTCAGGGATACCTCCGGCCTAAAGATTGAGTGGGTCGAAGATAGCGCGAAGCAAGACCCGATTGACACGCTGCTGCAAGCTCGAATCGATTCTTTCAATTGTTATCTCACCCAGCCCCAGCGCTTCGACAGCAGCCACAGCGGCCTCCCTGCATTTGAAGGCAACCACAACTTTCACAACGGACTCGAGTCCATCCATCAGCAGTGGATGAACTCGAGGAAGGAAGCGCGCATCGCGTCAACACTGGCGCTCGAATCACTCAGGCAGCGCACGGTCTATGCGGAGGACGGGAGCCCCATCGAGTACCAAGCAGCAGGGAGTGGACCCGTGCTTGTCTGTATCAATGCCATGGGACAAGGCCTCTCCGTCTGGAGCCGGTTCATCACACACTTCCTGAACAGCCACCGCATCATCTATTGGAGCCCCCGAGGCACCTACAGCCCTCCATCGCGCTGTCCCGCTACAAAATCCCAGTGCGCCGAGCTTGAGCTCATCTTGAGCCAAGAAGAAGTCCAGCAATACCGGGTTGTCGCTTGGTGCAGTGGGGCCAAGATCGCCATCGAGCTGCTGAGCCGTACCTCCATTGCGTCCGCGATGGTGCTTGTCACGGGCGCCTACGCTCCAATGAAGGGATTGGAACACCTTGAGACGGCGTTCCAGCGCACGCTTCAGCAGATGAGCCAGATGGTCAACCAGCGGAGTGAGACGGCCACCCTGGTGAAGACCGCCATGGTCTCCATGGTCACGAACAACCCAGCGTTCACGCCTGACTTCCCCCAAGGCATGCCCGCGGAGGTGCTGGCGCTCGCCAGCCAGGAACTCAGGACGGCCATCGCCGAGCCGTTCGTCCATGTACAGAGCGTCCGTAACTACAGCTTCCAGGTAGCCGACTACGCCTCTCATGACATCTCCTGGATGCTCAAGGACGTCACGGCG encodes the following:
- a CDS encoding amidohydrolase family protein, which encodes MDEASRGQGGVVDAHAHAASHRFIPRSFVDGGIRNIIAMHEALGLPAHRERLVDRAMERLEDHDCDELVRQMDESGIEWTVLLLPDFTYCLRDCELTIAEMFELHRRILERHAGRFHVMAGVDPRWGRDALALFERGLKEYGFRGLKLYPPCGYRADDRCLYPFYELCAEWNVPVLLHMGPTASNLSFEYARPGFVDEPARLFPAVNFILAHAATAYVDECAMLCAFRPNVYADVSGFQEASRNPGGQGLTHLLRFAPAHKLLFGTDWPVFREDARQVEHLELFLGMAREVLAGPSLKLILRENAARLFLPGRASRPSLART
- a CDS encoding beta-ketoacyl synthase, producing the protein MSFSADDDEELLAIIRETVPPGRGRYIHPEATLRQVGIDSLCMVLIIGRFLDRYPGPVEILEKQLSSVRTLRELLDLGRVARAAWVNEHGHG
- a CDS encoding AMP-binding protein; protein product: MAELTKLTDRLGDNPGARIVTRAPQGWMSRSFEQLQQDVRQKVAELSHRGLGALMRVGVLACNGYEWIVLDLALVSLRCESVALTSAQLNGDLEALAADQGLAALLLVGNGTPVSRFAHLGWVVAENARGPIPLRAGCQRQADSEWAIPFRVFSSGSTGTPRCIAVPRSGIEHSIEELKDTYEFDASDTLLVFLPVANLQQRFLVYAALWYGISLVVIEPVHLLPALKETSPTLLLAPPLFFEMIARRATRSLLLRWMIRTVARARIRKSGLFLLGRWALAPARKRVLSELGGRIRLMITGMAPVGRTTLDVYAALELPLFEAYGMTECGLIACNTPRAARPGSVGRPSAGVRIELLPDGEIIVQRQVPLTERYVGIDPKICAETYLGQGKVATGDLGWFDDEGFLHLMGRKKNVIVLGDGRKIHPESIERELVCIPLIHQAALLPDGHSGLACVVHAGDLGSRFKKAARRELERIVLEHTGQGLAHVVFSQEPFTPQNELLTQNLKLNRLALRRLLGPQGSTVARKQEE
- a CDS encoding alpha/beta fold hydrolase gives rise to the protein MNSRKEARIASTLALESLRQRTVYAEDGSPIEYQAAGSGPVLVCINAMGQGLSVWSRFITHFLNSHRIIYWSPRGTYSPPSRCPATKSQCAELELILSQEEVQQYRVVAWCSGAKIAIELLSRTSIASAMVLVTGAYAPMKGLEHLETAFQRTLQQMSQMVNQRSETATLVKTAMVSMVTNNPAFTPDFPQGMPAEVLALASQELRTAIAEPFVHVQSVRNYSFQVADYASHDISWMLKDVTAPTLLLGAERDQIVSPEASKVVSERLPSACFAELRGASHYCLYENAELIIDLVERFFESPQAFQPTSPELVRTAPTYKLVW